Proteins co-encoded in one Nonomuraea helvata genomic window:
- a CDS encoding NADH-quinone oxidoreductase subunit D: MTERVVGIGAGAKELATEDMILNIGPQHPSTHGVLRLRLTLDGERITAAEPIIGYMHRGAEKLFEVRDYRQIIMLANRHDWLSGFANELGVVIAAERLLGMEPPVRAVWARTLLAELNRVLNHLMFLGSYPLELGAITPLFYAFDERERIQAVMEEVSGGRMHYMFNRVGGLKEDLPLGWLDRVSAAIAETRRRVPDIEDLILHNEIFIARTKGVGVLSREQIMQYGVSGPIARASGVDFDLRRDDPYLAYRELPVKVVTRHAGDCHARFEVLFDQLKVSLDLADVCVEHLRSLPPGPINQRLPKVLKVPEGHTYAWTENPLGINGYYLVSKGDKTPWRLKLRSASYSNIQVLREMLPGHLVADMVAILGSMFFVVGDIDK; the protein is encoded by the coding sequence ATGACGGAACGTGTGGTCGGAATCGGTGCGGGCGCGAAAGAGCTGGCCACCGAGGACATGATCCTCAACATCGGCCCGCAGCATCCGTCGACCCACGGCGTGCTCAGGCTCCGCCTGACGCTCGACGGCGAGCGCATCACCGCCGCCGAGCCGATCATCGGCTATATGCACAGGGGCGCGGAGAAGCTGTTCGAGGTCCGCGACTACCGTCAGATCATCATGCTGGCCAACCGGCACGACTGGCTCTCGGGCTTCGCCAACGAGCTGGGCGTGGTGATCGCCGCCGAGCGCCTGCTCGGCATGGAGCCTCCGGTCAGGGCCGTGTGGGCGCGCACGCTGCTGGCCGAGCTCAACCGGGTGCTCAACCACCTGATGTTCCTCGGCTCCTATCCCCTAGAGCTGGGCGCGATCACACCGCTGTTCTACGCCTTCGACGAGCGCGAGCGCATCCAGGCCGTCATGGAGGAGGTCTCCGGCGGACGCATGCACTACATGTTCAACCGGGTCGGAGGCCTCAAGGAGGACCTGCCGCTCGGCTGGCTCGACCGGGTGTCGGCCGCGATCGCGGAGACCCGCCGCCGGGTTCCCGACATCGAGGACCTCATCCTGCACAACGAGATCTTCATCGCCCGCACCAAGGGCGTCGGCGTGCTCTCCCGCGAGCAGATCATGCAGTACGGCGTCAGCGGCCCCATCGCCAGAGCCTCGGGGGTGGACTTCGACCTGCGTCGCGACGACCCCTACCTCGCCTATCGCGAGCTGCCCGTCAAGGTGGTCACGCGGCACGCGGGCGACTGTCATGCCCGGTTCGAGGTGCTGTTCGACCAGCTCAAGGTCTCGCTGGACCTGGCCGACGTCTGCGTCGAGCACCTGCGCTCGCTGCCGCCCGGGCCCATCAACCAGCGCCTGCCGAAGGTGCTGAAGGTGCCGGAGGGGCACACGTACGCGTGGACCGAGAATCCGCTCGGCATCAACGGCTACTACCTGGTCTCCAAGGGCGACAAGACCCCGTGGCGGCTCAAGCTCCGCTCGGCCTCGTACAGCAACATCCAGGTGCTGCGGGAGATGCTCCCCGGCCACCTGGTCGCCGACATGGTGGCCATCCTCGGCTCGATGTTCTTCGTCGTGGGTGACATCGACAAGTGA
- the folB gene encoding dihydroneopterin aldolase, protein MSADRIALKGLRARGRHGVLAAERELGQEFVIDATLFLDTAPAAAGDDLTKTVHYGELAQALVEVVEGEPVALIETLAQRLADVCLASELVGRVEVSVHKPAAPIPLPFDDVVVTIERSRV, encoded by the coding sequence TTGAGCGCTGATCGCATCGCTCTCAAGGGCCTGCGGGCCAGGGGGAGGCACGGCGTGCTCGCTGCCGAGCGGGAGCTCGGGCAGGAGTTCGTGATCGACGCGACGCTGTTCCTCGACACCGCGCCGGCGGCGGCCGGCGACGATCTCACCAAGACCGTCCACTACGGCGAGCTGGCCCAGGCGCTGGTCGAGGTCGTGGAGGGCGAGCCGGTCGCGTTGATCGAGACGCTCGCGCAGCGGCTGGCGGACGTCTGCCTGGCGAGCGAGCTGGTGGGCAGGGTCGAGGTGAGCGTGCACAAACCGGCGGCGCCCATCCCGCTGCCGTTCGACGACGTGGTCGTGACCATCGAGCGGAGCCGCGTATGA
- a CDS encoding DUF3180 domain-containing protein: MKLTHPGRLVGIVIVVALIAWALVRPVYADLPLMPWTAIPTVLLLAIGEGYSAWTTKARIARKPGTKPVEPLAVARLAALAKASAYVGAAFAGLFAGFGLYTVQMFDRETPRSEFFIATGSFLACVALICAALYLERACRIPKDSDEQD, from the coding sequence TTGAAGCTCACCCATCCCGGCCGCCTGGTCGGCATCGTCATCGTCGTTGCGCTGATCGCGTGGGCGCTGGTCAGACCCGTCTACGCCGACCTGCCCCTCATGCCGTGGACCGCGATCCCCACGGTGCTGCTGCTGGCCATCGGCGAGGGCTACAGCGCGTGGACGACCAAGGCCAGGATCGCCAGGAAACCGGGCACCAAGCCGGTGGAGCCGCTGGCGGTGGCCCGGCTGGCCGCGCTGGCGAAGGCGTCGGCGTATGTGGGGGCGGCGTTCGCGGGGTTGTTCGCCGGGTTCGGTCTCTACACGGTGCAGATGTTCGACCGGGAGACGCCGCGATCGGAGTTCTTCATCGCGACCGGGTCGTTCTTGGCCTGCGTGGCGCTGATCTGCGCCGCCCTCTACCTGGAGCGCGCCTGCCGCATCCCGAAGGACTCTGACGAGCAGGATTAA
- a CDS encoding DoxX family protein — protein sequence MKRAVFDIAFLIARVVTGVIFLAHGLEKWFGGIAAQSRAFRGMGVPMPEFAATYATVVETVGGLLLILGLLVRLMGLLLLLNMLGAIAFVHFGHGVLATTGGWELPGLLGALSLLFLALGGGRIGLDGLFGARFRRRGERRAAEEELARYAPAPEPSNVTPVSGEPTRPYPSQEPRVPRQSGERRAGMIDDDDMRDIDALVSDEPPPPHKPPNRG from the coding sequence ATGAAGAGAGCTGTTTTCGATATCGCGTTCCTGATCGCGCGGGTCGTGACCGGCGTGATCTTCCTGGCTCACGGCTTGGAGAAGTGGTTCGGCGGCATCGCGGCCCAGAGCCGGGCATTCAGGGGTATGGGGGTCCCGATGCCCGAGTTCGCCGCGACCTACGCGACCGTCGTCGAGACCGTCGGCGGCCTCCTCCTCATCCTCGGCCTGCTGGTACGGCTGATGGGACTGCTGTTGCTGCTCAACATGCTCGGCGCGATCGCGTTCGTGCACTTCGGGCACGGCGTGCTGGCCACCACCGGCGGCTGGGAGCTGCCCGGCCTGCTCGGGGCGCTGAGCCTGCTGTTCCTGGCGCTCGGCGGCGGGCGGATCGGACTCGACGGCCTGTTCGGCGCGAGGTTCCGCAGACGCGGGGAGCGCCGGGCCGCCGAGGAGGAGCTCGCCAGGTACGCGCCCGCTCCGGAGCCCTCGAACGTCACACCGGTGAGCGGCGAGCCCACGAGGCCCTACCCGTCCCAGGAGCCACGGGTGCCCAGGCAGTCCGGCGAGCGCCGGGCAGGCATGATCGACGACGATGACATGAGGGACATCGACGCCCTCGTCTCCGACGAGCCGCCGCCGCCGCACAAGCCCCCGAACAGGGGCTGA
- the folK gene encoding 2-amino-4-hydroxy-6-hydroxymethyldihydropteridine diphosphokinase, which translates to MKVVLALGSNLGPRFQTLQGAVDTLFDAPGLEFVKASPVYETDPVGGPAGQKPYLNAVVIAETTLAPRTLLERAQSVENAFGRVRTERWGPRTLDIDLIVVGDTVCDDPELTLPHPLAHERAFVLVPWVKADPDGVVPGRGRVAELLEGVDKEGVRLREDLKLQRPD; encoded by the coding sequence ATGAAAGTCGTCCTGGCACTGGGCAGCAACCTGGGGCCCCGGTTCCAGACGTTGCAGGGCGCCGTGGACACCCTGTTCGACGCCCCCGGGCTGGAGTTCGTCAAGGCGTCCCCGGTCTACGAGACCGACCCCGTCGGCGGTCCTGCCGGGCAGAAGCCGTACCTCAACGCGGTCGTGATCGCCGAGACCACGCTGGCGCCGCGCACGTTGCTGGAGCGGGCGCAGAGCGTGGAGAACGCCTTCGGCCGGGTGCGCACCGAGCGCTGGGGGCCGCGCACCCTCGACATCGACCTGATCGTGGTGGGCGACACCGTCTGCGACGACCCCGAGCTGACGCTGCCGCATCCCCTCGCCCACGAGCGCGCGTTCGTGCTGGTGCCCTGGGTGAAGGCCGACCCCGACGGCGTGGTGCCCGGGCGCGGCCGGGTGGCGGAGCTGCTGGAGGGCGTCGACAAGGAAGGGGTACGCCTGCGCGAGGACCTGAAGCTGCAGAGGCCCGATTGA
- a CDS encoding acyltransferase, which translates to MKAERDKYVDWLRALSLCVVVVWHWAFTILQWKPTGPEPTSPLGFTSGLWILTWLLQVLPLFFYVGGHVHLLSWERARARGVGIGSFVWRRIRALALPALFLSGAWISIGAVVTFTFRVDWMWRVVLLVLSPLWFLGVYLVLIALLPLALWLHRRYDVLALIWLGGASLVVDVVRFRYGVEWVGWLNMLLVWGLAHQAGFFYDRIVILPRRYDVAVLWTGLFALFGLVYSGIYPGSMVGVPGDKWSNMAPPTFVIVALLLFQIGLVEVLRPSMERVLERPGWRRVNDFINRYALPLFLFHTTGMAIALGLSWWLFGNLGTEIPPDLKWWLERPIAIIGPLICTTPVIYLFGRRRA; encoded by the coding sequence GTGAAAGCCGAGCGCGACAAGTACGTCGACTGGCTCCGTGCCCTGAGCCTCTGCGTCGTGGTGGTCTGGCACTGGGCGTTCACCATCCTGCAGTGGAAGCCGACAGGACCCGAGCCCACCAGCCCGCTGGGCTTCACCTCCGGGCTGTGGATCCTGACGTGGCTGCTGCAGGTGCTGCCGCTCTTCTTCTACGTCGGCGGCCACGTGCACCTGCTGTCCTGGGAGCGGGCCCGGGCGCGCGGCGTCGGCATCGGCTCCTTCGTCTGGCGGCGCATCCGCGCGCTGGCTTTACCGGCGCTGTTCCTGTCCGGGGCGTGGATCTCCATCGGCGCGGTGGTCACGTTCACGTTCCGGGTGGACTGGATGTGGCGGGTGGTGCTGCTGGTGCTCAGCCCGCTGTGGTTCCTCGGCGTCTACCTGGTGCTGATCGCGCTGCTGCCGCTGGCGCTCTGGCTGCACCGCCGCTACGACGTGCTGGCGCTGATCTGGCTCGGCGGCGCGTCACTGGTGGTCGACGTGGTGCGCTTCCGGTACGGGGTCGAGTGGGTCGGCTGGCTCAACATGCTCCTCGTCTGGGGGCTCGCCCACCAGGCCGGGTTCTTCTACGACCGGATCGTCATCCTGCCCAGGCGCTATGACGTCGCGGTGCTCTGGACCGGCCTCTTCGCCCTCTTCGGCCTGGTCTACTCCGGCATCTACCCGGGCTCGATGGTGGGCGTGCCCGGCGACAAGTGGTCGAACATGGCGCCGCCCACGTTCGTCATCGTCGCCCTGCTGCTGTTCCAGATCGGGCTGGTGGAGGTGCTGCGGCCGTCGATGGAGCGCGTCCTCGAGCGGCCCGGCTGGCGCCGGGTGAACGACTTCATCAACCGGTACGCGCTACCGCTCTTCCTCTTCCACACGACCGGGATGGCCATCGCGCTGGGGCTGTCGTGGTGGCTCTTCGGCAACCTGGGCACCGAGATCCCGCCTGACCTGAAGTGGTGGCTGGAGCGCCCCATCGCGATCATCGGCCCGCTGATCTGCACCACCCCGGTCATCTACCTGTTCGGGCGCCGACGTGCTTAA